The following coding sequences are from one Triticum aestivum cultivar Chinese Spring chromosome 5A, IWGSC CS RefSeq v2.1, whole genome shotgun sequence window:
- the LOC123101987 gene encoding transcription initiation factor TFIID subunit 4 → MSVTEYCTRLQTLADTLFDCAMPVTDRALVSNMLRGLSNKFAHAISTMTYDDSKLPTFLQARTYLLQEERRIDHAAANASATALYAGRAPPAPTQVQQPAPLPRPSYPPAGGHGASGGGGGGQRGRKRRKGGNGGGSGGHPAPSPPAPPAPAYVQRAPYPGAAGVNPWTGMFHAWPLTPRPSSAGVLGPRPAALGLTASGYQPPPPPAAAAAPTPWDTSALQAALLAMQQQPYTGGGDWILDTGASSHMAANPGPTHWDGGAPL, encoded by the exons ATGTCCGTCACCGAATACTGCACCCGTCTCCAAACTCTCGCCGACACCCTCTTCGACTGTGCCATGCCGGTCACCGATCGTGCTCTCGTCTCCAACATGTTGCGTGGCCTCTCCAACAAATTCGCGCACGCCATCTCCACGATGACCTACGATGACTCCAAGCTGCCCACCTTCCTACAGGCGCGCACCTACCTCCTCCAGGAGGAACGCCGGATCGATCACGCCGCCGCCAACGCCTCCGCCACGGCCCTCTACGCCGGTCGCGCACCCCCTGCTCCGACCCAGGTGCAGCAGCCGGCGCCGCTGCCTCGCCCCTCCTACCCGCCCGCAGGCGGTCACGGCGCatctggcggtggcggcggcggccagcgCGGCCGCAAACGCCGCAAGGGCGGCAATGGCGGCGGGTCCGGTGGCCACCCTGCGCCATCTCCTCCTGCGCCCCCGGCGCCCGCCTACGTCCAGCGCGCCCCATACCCTGGCGCTGCCGGCGTTAACCCGTGGACTGGCATGTTCCACGCGTGGCCCCTGACGCCGCGCCCTTCATCTGCCGGTGTGCTCGGCCCTCGCCCCGCCGCACTCGGCCTCACCGCGAGCGGCTAccagccgccaccaccaccagccgcggccgccgcgccgaccCCATGGGACACCAGCGCGCTCCAGGCTGCCCTCCTGGCTATGCAGCAACAACCGTACACTGGCGGCGGCGATTGGATCCTCGATACGGGCGCCTCGTCGCACATGGCAGCCAATCCTG GACCTACGCACTGGGACGGTGGTGCTCCGCTGTAA